In Vibrio chagasii, the sequence AAATAGGTGGCGGATTCTACCGCGCTATATTTAACGCGGCAATCATTCAAACTATAGCAAACGTTTGCTGAGTTATTTTTTTATTCACCTTCCATAAAGCTTAAATCAGGCAGCATCTCTAAATGCTCGGCATAACGCTTTTGATTAAACTCTGCGCCGTTCTTCATTACGTCAAATACTTCAACTGCAAGTGCGCATGCCATTGCTGCAATTGCGTCTTCACGCGGTGTGCCTGTCATCATAAGACGCATTAACGTCTCTTTTACTTTAATTGGCTGACCGTCTTCTAGCTGATTTTCAATAATTTCAATCAACTGCTCTTCTTGCATAAATTCATTTTGTTCAGACATTTTTTTATCTCAAGTCTTGGATTTCGAGCGACTATGCCACATATACTTCTGACATCCTAGCGACTCACCTCGCTCTCATGCGATTACTAACAAAGTCAGCGCACTATTTGTGCAAATGAAACTGTGATTCCGGTCTCGGATCTGTCACGGCGTTTCTCTTTCTGTTAGAATCTGCGACCAAGTAATAGTAACGGTGTTTAGACATGTCAGATATCAGCTCTGGAAACAGCGAAAAGAAAGTAATTGTCGGTATGTCCGGCGGTGTAGATTCGTCAGTATCGGCGTATCTTCTTCAGCAACAAGGCTATCAGGTAGAAGGCCTTTTCATGAAAAACTGGGAAGAAGACGATAACGAAGAATACTGCACGGCAGCTGAAGATCTTGCTGATGCTCAGGCGGTATGTGACAAACTAGGTATCCACCTTCACACAATCAACTTTGCTGCAGAATACTGGGACAATGTATTCGAATACTTCCTTGCGGAATACAAAGCAGGTCGTACGCCTAACCCAGATATTCTTTGTAACAAAGAAATCAAATTCAAAGCATTCTTAGAGTTTGCCGATGAAGTATTAGACGCAGACTACATTGCGATGGGTCACTACGTTCGTCGTACTTTCCCAACTCAAGAAGAGCTAGATGCTGGCGTAAAACCAGAGATGCTACGTGGTCTAGACAGCAACAAAGACCAAAGCTACTTCCTTTACACGCTAAGCTCAGACCAAGTTGCGCGCAGCCTATTCCCAGTTGGTGAATTAGAGAAGCCAGAAGTGCGACGCATTGCTGAAGAGCAAGACTTAATCACGGCGAAGAAGAAAGATTCTACAGGTATCTGCTTTATCGGTGA encodes:
- the mnmA gene encoding tRNA 2-thiouridine(34) synthase MnmA, which produces MSDISSGNSEKKVIVGMSGGVDSSVSAYLLQQQGYQVEGLFMKNWEEDDNEEYCTAAEDLADAQAVCDKLGIHLHTINFAAEYWDNVFEYFLAEYKAGRTPNPDILCNKEIKFKAFLEFADEVLDADYIAMGHYVRRTFPTQEELDAGVKPEMLRGLDSNKDQSYFLYTLSSDQVARSLFPVGELEKPEVRRIAEEQDLITAKKKDSTGICFIGERKFTEFLGKYLPAQPGDIETPEGKVIGNHNGLMYHTLGQRKGLHIGGTKGGGGNEEPWFVGEKDLKRNVLIAVQGKDHPLLKSEGLIASQLHWVNRTPITEVMTCTVKTRYRQTDIPCTIIPIDDENIKVIFDEPQIAVTPGQSAVFYQDHVCLGGGIIEKRI